The Terriglobales bacterium genomic interval ACGTGCTGAATCAGGGGTCGAGCAACATTTCAGTCTTTTCCATCGACGCTTTCAACGGCACTCTTACTCCCATTTCGGGCTCGCCGTTTGCAACCATCAGCGGACCTGTTTCCATGGCGATGTCGGATAAAGGCGACGTTCTGTACGTTGTAAGCCCCACGCAAGGGATCGCGTCATTCTCGATCAAGTCGGACGGCAGCCTGAGTGCCACACAAGCCGCAATTCCCGCCGGCGCCTCGCCGGGATTTGTGACTGTCGCCGGCAATGATAAGTTCGTTTACGTTGCCGATTCCGCTGGCAACGCGGTAGTTGGGTTCAGTGTTTCTGGAACAGCCCTCACGCCCATAAGCGGCACATTCGCCACTGGAGCCACGCCCGTTGCACTTGCAGCGGATCCACAGGGAAAGTTCCTGTTCGTGGCCAATCAGGGTTCAAATAACATTTCCGCGTTTTCCATCGGATCGGGAGGCGCCCTTACGGCGATATCGGATTCACCCTTCAGTGCCGGCACTGCACCCACATTCCTGATCGTCAACCACAGCGGAGATCGTCTCTATGTAGCCGATCGCGATTCGGGCGATCTTGCAGATTTTTCCATATCGGGAAGTGGATCGTTAGCCGCAGCTTCCGGCTCGCCGATCACGCTCGGCATGTCTCCAGTCTGGATTGCCGTGACCGACTGAGGCGACTTCTCGTCCGCCTTCGAATGCTGAGTGCTATTTTCCTTGGAAGCGAATAACCAAATTTGCTTCCTGCTCATTCGCCTGGCCGGGTGCGCCACCCTTCAGTTTGATTGTTGCTGACGAACCCATAAAGTGGGTGCCCTACTCCTCCGTCCGCCGCGGCGGAGAGGGTGGGCTGCGATGCTGCTGACGTTACTCGTCCTTCCCATTTGCGGAAAGCTGTTGGCAGTTCAGCTTCTCGTCATAGAAAGCAAATGCCCGATGAGGGCTCGATCAGCGTTTATACAAATCGAAAATTCAACCCCAGAGTTGCGCGCATCCTCAACTGCCCACCCTCTCCGCCGCGGCGGACGGAGAGTAAGGCCCCGCTTCATGGGTTCATTAGGGGAGAGGCACAAAGGCGGGGTACCCGGAACCCAACTCATTGAAGTTCCAGAGTGAAACAAAAGAAACAGGCTGGGCCACCCGCCGTTGCGCGTTCTGATTCGGCCAGCTTTATTCGACTGCATAATAGCCTTTTCGGCAGTCTATATGAATGCCGAAGCGAGCCGTGACGCGCACCTTGTGAAACCGGTCATCTGCCTTCCAATGCGGGGGTTTGTATCCCAACAAATACTGATTGCGCAGCTGCTCGTTGACTTTGCGGAACGCTGCTTTCAGTTCACGCGCTCCATGTGCGTGCAGAACTGTACCGCCGGTGCTCTTACTTAGCTTTTGCAGCATTGGGTCGGTCAGTAGCTGGGAACGATTCGTGTTCAGCGCAAAGACAATAACGTCGGACTGTAGCGCTGCATCAATCGCGTTTTCAAGATGGGAATGACTGGAGTTCTCTTCACCATCTGTGATCAGGATCAAGACCCGGCGAGCAAAGCCCGATTCGGTACCGGCAGAGAGTTTGCCGCAGGAGATGCCTACAGCATCGTAGATCGCTGTCGAGGATTCGCCGACTGAGAGACGTTGCACTGCGTTCGTCAGGAACTTCAGATTTGACGTGAAGTCCTGGGCTACGTGGGATTCAAGACCAAAAGTAATGATGGCTGCAGAATCCGACGGTCGCAGTGTCTCCTGCAGGAAGATTGAAGCCGCTTGTTGTTGATCGCTGAAGAAATTTCCGACTGATCCGCTTACGTCGATCAGCAATCCGACTTTTAAAGGCAGGTCCGATTGCCGCAGGAAGTAGGTCAGCGATTGCGGCTGCTGTCCATTGTCGAGCACCTTGACGTCAGCAGGCGTGAGATTGGAGACAAAGCGCCCGCGCCAGTCCGTTGCCGAGAATAGAAGATTCACCTCACGCACCCTGGCGGAGAAAGTCTCCTTACTGACTTCCGGCACATCATGGCTGGAGGGAACTCGCGACCCTGAGAACAGGGATTCGGCGGGAGGAACTGCCTGCGCGAAGGCCTGCGCCGACAGCATTACAACAATGATGAGCAACAATTCGATGCGCCGGGTTCGCATGATCGTCACGTCCTTTCTTGCGATCACCTCATACGTCTCGTCGATCAACTAACGGTGTTGTTGTCTCGCTTGAGTCGACGGCATACTCGGACCTTGCAGAGGAAGGCGAAACTACACAGAAATCCGCTTCATTGTGGATTGGCTGGCGTGGCTCGAATACTGCTAAAGCTGCCAGTGACGAACTTCAATCTCGGCTGGTCAAGCCATCCGGCGCCGACTTTTGCAGCTCCGACTTGATCAGTAATTTCGGTCGCTTGACCTGCCATTCTGGCGGGAACATAATGAGCGCCTCTTCAGCAAGGAGGAGCATATGTCCGAGCAAAATAAGGCTCTGGTACAACGGGTGATCCAGGAGCTGGTCAACAAAGGAGACTTTTCGCTGCTCGACGAACTGGTCGCGAGCGACTACGCGTATTACGAACCGACGGTTGGAGGAATTCAAGGACGCGACGGCTATAAGAGCCTGGTCAGTATGTATCGTAGC includes:
- a CDS encoding beta-propeller fold lactonase family protein, which encodes MLRVKLHAILLPLVLPFCVAGCGSANHHFVYTVGTNSEGIFGFEEASGGTLSKISGSPFSTGSVPTAIAVTPSRAFAYVLSSGGNGILAYTFDKSKGGLVAAAGAVATGSGPVSIAIDPSSQHVYVLNQGSSNISVFSIDAFNGTLTPISGSPFATISGPVSMAMSDKGDVLYVVSPTQGIASFSIKSDGSLSATQAAIPAGASPGFVTVAGNDKFVYVADSAGNAVVGFSVSGTALTPISGTFATGATPVALAADPQGKFLFVANQGSNNISAFSIGSGGALTAISDSPFSAGTAPTFLIVNHSGDRLYVADRDSGDLADFSISGSGSLAAASGSPITLGMSPVWIAVTD
- a CDS encoding VWA domain-containing protein; its protein translation is MIARKDVTIMRTRRIELLLIIVVMLSAQAFAQAVPPAESLFSGSRVPSSHDVPEVSKETFSARVREVNLLFSATDWRGRFVSNLTPADVKVLDNGQQPQSLTYFLRQSDLPLKVGLLIDVSGSVGNFFSDQQQAASIFLQETLRPSDSAAIITFGLESHVAQDFTSNLKFLTNAVQRLSVGESSTAIYDAVGISCGKLSAGTESGFARRVLILITDGEENSSHSHLENAIDAALQSDVIVFALNTNRSQLLTDPMLQKLSKSTGGTVLHAHGARELKAAFRKVNEQLRNQYLLGYKPPHWKADDRFHKVRVTARFGIHIDCRKGYYAVE